The genome window ctgctgaatttctaaaattagcattttcttcaattttttttcaaagaatactatcagaatagcaaacagtttggatcctgataagacgccacgttctgtggcgtctcatctggatccaaactgtttgcaaaggccttcaaaatttggttccagcactgaaagggttaacctttGCCTGCTCAGAAGCAAGTTTTAATGGCTGTatgcaactcgcagtctgttcaggttttatgctgtttgcagctaaTCTGTATCACAGGGTTCGATAAaaaggctttaaaacttgaagaaggtcttaaatttaatttggttTTCTAAACCCATCAAAGTGGTAAAGAGGTAAGCAATGGCCCTACCTGCCTTGCACATGCCTATTACCCCATACTTCCCAACCCTTCCCCCCTGTCCCACCTATTCAAAGATATCATggtatatgaattttctgatgtcAGCCATTACACTACTTTTGTATCGTCCCTCACGATCAGATATTTAAACAGTTTTACATAGATTTCATATTTACCAGAACAATTTTTACATTTTACTTCATGATTGGGCATAAATGATTCACAAGAGTTCTGATATTTGAAAGTCGTTTTCCAATGATACCTCAGTTGCACAGTTCACAAACTCTATTTTAACCTGTTTTACCTGTTTTCCAATGATGCCTTAATTGCACAATTCATGGGCTCACGTTTGTACCTTCAGCTTGAGGAGCTGCCCGTTGCTAGGGAACAGATCATCAGTCTGCGGCAGAAGAAGGAGAACTTGGAGGCCATTATTAGCATGAAGACAGACCATGAGAAGTAGGAAAcctttattgtattgtttatatatgagccttgtactgggattaattttttgtgtgtagtgtcgtccctgataagcctgggcagtctccacaggctaatcagtaatgacacttttcgcttttattgaaggaagtattttgtacaaaaaatccAGTTAGGTGAAAAATGTCGCtgtgactgcacagtcttatctgagatgacactttacgcacatgcattatattaGTAAATTTTTCCTACAACCAAGGtcacattataaaatatatatcccagattagtctgtgcagtctgcataagtTATTGAGGGATGACAATTctgcttttaatgatttttttttttattaaaggaagTCTTCTTtgcaaatatccagtttaggcggaaaaggttgctgtacgcacatgcattaaacctgtttTTCAAAAGCATTAGATACTTGTAACTTATATTTGAGACTACAACTTTCAACACATTATGATGAAAATGTTTATGTAACTTATTTTGAGTCTGATTGAAAATATCAACATTTGTTGGATAGCTTTAGGATAGGACTTTCACTTCCAAGTTTTCTGTTGACacattttattaataacattatttgtcAACATATATTGGTTGTGCATACACATTTTTGGACAAGAACATTTTCCACAAATTTCAGAGTCCTTCATGAGCGATGCCCGAGTTTGATGAAGAAGTACGACAAGGAATCGCGAGCAAACAAGCGCCTGTCCATGGATTACGAGGAGCTGATGTGGAAACTGTCCGAGTCATTCACCGACCCTGACCTGGGAACCCTGGAGTTGTACCAGAAAATGGGAATGTCCCCCAACGGTGATCTAACTTCACCCGGCCTTGGCAGAAAGTTGAGAACGCCGTCTAGTTCGGAAAGCAGTCCCTCCAAAAGTCCTGCCACCAGAAGGACTTTGTCCTTGAGTGCTGACGATCGGgatgagaaaaaaatgaagagACGTTCTGGAAATTATTTAATAGACGAAATGAAGCACAGGGCCACTAGTCCTCTTGCAAAGCAAAGTGTGTAAAACCCACTCACGAAGTCGTGGTCACCAGGTAGTGGTTCTCTGTCAAGTTCGCCAACGCGCTCGAATGGTCATAATGGCACTGCCATGTCCCAGTCCTGGTGTGTTGAAATGGAAAAAGATGAGAACCAATCGCAAGCAGTAGTCAGCAAGATTCCTCGGAGCAAATCCAACACAGATAAACAATCGCATGGGAAGTCAGTTTCTCCAGAAGTAAGTGATAGATTGAGAACTGAACAAGTTTCTATTTTGAAAATGGAAACGGATAATTCCAATTCCAACAGCGTAAACGGCGATGTCCAGACATCCGTTGAGTCTGAACTTGTCACGTGCAAGAGTGGAGAATCACCACAAAAAACAGAGCCAAAGGCTGTCCCAGAAATGGTGCCATTTTCGGAAAGTGACCATGTGTTCAACGAAAATTTCTGTGTGATGAATAATAAACATGCCAATACTGATTCTGATACAAATTTCTCTACCTCTTCCATTACTTCTGTCGACACACTTCAATCTGAAACTCTTTCCTGCCCATCTTCAAAACTGCCAGTAAACATTGAAGAAGAAAATGACACAGGATCAGCAAGACGTAGAGGTCACACAGAAAAAACTGTATGATCTtttttgtattgaacaaactTTTCGTTTAAGTAGTTACAGTGTTTGTGTTGAAAAGCAATTACTGCAAAACCATttttatttgtaagcataaaatgttGCGGGGGATTTTTCCCCAGACTCACAATTTCGTTGCCATGTGAATTCTAAGATAgctgataaaaaaaacaacaactttggaATGTTTGTCGGTCAGTCATGTGTACAAGTGTATGTAATGCATGTCTAAGATCATTCCTAgtgggcagggggggggggggggggcggtcacTTTGATGTGCAGGCCTTGAATATCACTTGCCAATTAACTTGTCCATTGTTATGAGGTGATAGTCAAAACATCTCTGTTTTTTACGTGCTAATAAACTCCCcaattgataaaatgatagtGAACAGATAAGCAGGACTGAATCAATATTACTGACTGTTAGTAGCGTAGAAGTCAATTTTAAATGGGTCTGATTGAATTAATCATGGCCAAAGTGAGGAAATTCTTACCTCTATCCATGTCAATTATAGAAGGTTCGAAGAGTATTGatttataattaatgttatcAAATTATTTTGCTTAGTTTTCAATTAagctttattatacccccacaaacgaagtttaggggggtatatagaagtgaacctgttggtcggtctgtctgtcggtcggtattaagtgtccgctctctaattcaagtagttttcatccgatcttcaccaaacttggtcagaatttgtatctacatgatgtttaggccaagttcgaacatgggccttgccgggtcaaaaactaggtcacggggtcacttagtgcgttttaaacattcagcatgttgtccgctctctaattcaagtagttttcatccgatcttcaacaaacttggtcagaagttgtatctagatgatcttaaggccaagttcaaacatgggccttgccgggtcaaaaacttggttacggggtcacttagtgctttttaaacatcacaatgttgtccgctctctaattcaagtagctttcatccaatcttcaccaaacttggtcagcagttgtatctagatgatgactaggtcaagtttgaatatgggtcattgccgggtcaaaaactgggtcacggggtatcttagtgcgtttttaaacctcaccatgttgtccgctctctaattcaagtagttttcatccaatcctcatcaaacttggtcacaagttttatctaaatgatctctatgacacatttgaacatgggccattccgggcctaaaactaggtcacggggtcaccaagtgcgttttttaacattcagcatggtgtccgctctctaattcaagtagtttacatccgatcttcaccaaacttggtcagaagttttatggagatgatctaaaggccaagttagaacatgggcctttctgggtcaaaaactaggtcaaggggtcactaagtgcgttttaaaaattgagcatggtgtccgctgttttttgtgaaggcgacatgcaaaatattatgtgtcaatgcggcatgtggaggtatttgtcacgtctgtgacaaagctctagtttcagaTGAATAAATGCATAAAACTGTTTCATTCAGGTGATTATCACACATTGTCATCTTACAATTGCATATTTGTCTCCTGCCGCTGAAACCGGAGGGGAATTATGGTGTGCGctctgtctttctgtcagtcagacacacttttctggatcctgcgataactttaagttattcatattttttcatgaaacttgtaacctggatagagattatgcacatcatttcattttgttcctacgtcaagaattatggttgctatggcaacaaatatatataaaaaaaaaatataaaatttttactgacaatggggagtttcaccggtaggggacaatattgcttggcaatcgcTTGTTTGTTATTGTTTCCCTGTGATTATAATACATTAGGAAGTTGAACCtccacatttttagctcggctgttttcggagaaaacccgaggtattgtcttagccagctcgtcgtccgcgtcatgctaaaaccttaacattttgttgaacattggctctcaaatcaaagtgcttcaacctacaattttaaaactttatatgtagctgcaccttgattagttctacatgccacacctatttttgggtcactagggcaaaggtcaaggtcactgtgacctctaaaaaaatctgaaaagctttaatttattcaaaactgcacccgcagccaagcgtggcacccgttctgcggtgctcttgttttatttggcTTCATAACTTATTATTGATTGTCAGCATAACTACTGACCAGACTGCAGGAGTGTGCAGGCATGTTCACATGATACCCCTCATATAACCTTTGATTACTTATCAAACTTGGATGTTCATGATGATTGgtgatttttttgatttttttccataTATGCACAAACAATTACTTTAATATTTATTCTAGTTAATACTCCCAATCACCAAAGTGAAGTGTTTTTATGTcttccaccactatagtgggggacgtattgtttttgccctgtccgttggtttgtttgtgtgtttgcgtcaaactttaacatttgctataacttttgcaatattgaagatagcaacttgatatttggcatgcatgtgtatctcatggagctgcacattttgagtggtgaaagggcaaggtcatccttcaaggtcaaaggtcaaatatatggggacaaagtgtttcacaaacacatcgcttgttttataatacatcaCAGACCCAAATTATATTCAAAGTTTAGATATGGGACCTGCAAATTGCTTTATGTTATTAGATaatgttcaaaatatatatatcaatcataagtagtgcccccccccccccccccccaacaaaaaaagAGTATGATTTACAATTTTGAAGTTACGACAAGTCCCATCTACATTAGATTCACAGGAACTTGTAGTTAAAAGTTGTAGCCGGCAAAAATCCCTGCGTGATACTTGTTCTGGAGGAGTTAACATGAAAAATTATTCAAATTGTCATTTTCAATGGGACCAatatgtaaattgtgttatttctctttaatatatgtattaatatgtatgtggcatgtttcattattgtttaaatatatattgtacctAACAGATGTAATTAAGGTTAAAATTCCTGTGATGTTTATAGGTTTGTTTTAGTCGAGCGGTAAGTGTGagtttactttacaaaactttatGAATTACCTGGAAAACTGTGTATAAGGATAACAGGTCTAGGATACAAGTGTCTACAGTTATTTGTTAAGTTATTTGccactttgatttaaatataaacaagtgGGAATTGAAATCCTAACATCATTTTGTATTAAATCCTGTTTATGAAAATCTTCTATTtctattgttaaatatttgttatgcgTAGTTAACTATAATAGATGGTTTGGTATTTCACGTGAATGTTTCATCTGTGCTGTCAGTGTCTGGATTGAATAT of Dreissena polymorpha isolate Duluth1 chromosome 15, UMN_Dpol_1.0, whole genome shotgun sequence contains these proteins:
- the LOC127860597 gene encoding microtubule-associated tumor suppressor candidate 2 homolog isoform X1, whose amino-acid sequence is MGFADHQAALKFNIDYKPFTELHKQHQDNLEDITGRFDGNKMTLSEKVETLRSECDRLRDRAKHCEEALQRDSDFKVQCALAPYRSLPQEIESLKTVLEMKNEEINKLRTHNIELQKKLEELPVAREQIISLRQKKENLEAIISMKTDHEKVLHERCPSLMKKYDKESRANKRLSMDYEELMWKLSESFTDPDLGTLELYQKMGMSPNGDLTSPGLGRKLRTPSSSESSPSKSPATRRTLSLSADDRDEKKMKRRSGNYLIDEMKHRATSPLAKQSV
- the LOC127860597 gene encoding microtubule-associated tumor suppressor candidate 2 homolog isoform X2 is translated as MELDLQILMHLYELHKQHQDNLEDITGRFDGNKMTLSEKVETLRSECDRLRDRAKHCEEALQRDSDFKVQCALAPYRSLPQEIESLKTVLEMKNEEINKLRTHNIELQKKLEELPVAREQIISLRQKKENLEAIISMKTDHEKVLHERCPSLMKKYDKESRANKRLSMDYEELMWKLSESFTDPDLGTLELYQKMGMSPNGDLTSPGLGRKLRTPSSSESSPSKSPATRRTLSLSADDRDEKKMKRRSGNYLIDEMKHRATSPLAKQSV
- the LOC127860597 gene encoding microtubule-associated tumor suppressor candidate 2 homolog isoform X3; this translates as MGFADHQAALKFNIDYKPFTELHKQHQDNLEDITGRFDGNKMTLSEKVETLRSECDRLRDRAKHCEEALQRDSDFKVQLEELPVAREQIISLRQKKENLEAIISMKTDHEKVLHERCPSLMKKYDKESRANKRLSMDYEELMWKLSESFTDPDLGTLELYQKMGMSPNGDLTSPGLGRKLRTPSSSESSPSKSPATRRTLSLSADDRDEKKMKRRSGNYLIDEMKHRATSPLAKQSV